One genomic window of Nicotiana sylvestris chromosome 10, ASM39365v2, whole genome shotgun sequence includes the following:
- the LOC104234829 gene encoding COP1-interactive protein 1 isoform X1, with amino-acid sequence MSVDTEFPYGPSILTDEKLPEVGNPAVPCQNSSSNDAVVFTKEASNCPADNGQMKRNTASEITGIEEMSGESGGSDKSNDDEKLRKGSVEAAKADGNYEDKLQSDQSENAENAESDGQGAPSMVTEIKGVNEIGGDFKGDVQLVCEESADTEKVESSCQTAASTVIEIKAVEEIKGESTSSRKNDKSVDAEEANINSSMSVNPVIETVGMEEMRGESSDPRRINDGSSEESGEAEKADSSCQRAPHSTMEMTTLEKMGCLSSSVENSSGDITGQEPPNTVTKIKGTNEIGGDSNGDVKLVCEESADTEKVESNGQASHSTVTEITAIEEIRPESNGLSKIDESVDAEKAGSNNSLATDIVTEINKLEDESNGAEKINNVSEITGIQVESNGAEEISDDKVACQESTNTEKGDDSNGDVKLVCEESSDTEKVESNSQAAPSTVTEITAIEEIRPESNGLSKIDESVDAEKAGSNNSLTTDIVTEMNGLEDESNGAEKINNVSEITGIQVESNGAEEISDDKLACQESTNSEKGGDSDGDVTLVCEESSDTEKVESNGQAAPSTVTEITAIEETRPESNGLSKIDESVDAEKAGSNSSLATDIVTEIKGLEDESNGAEKINNVSEIIGIQVESNGAEEINDDKLACQESTNAENADSLIQSVSNVVSEIKRTEDIEGESDVADKRTDGNSTCGERKDAEAMNSGTPVHTGIDAVTFGKESTNNPVNDVQNVHNTVLETICNEEIGSASNGDKDIDDKVMRQRDEESERLQSDGLASEGMSSDAEFSRGLCILADARLSEVENSFTSISRDMSSNDAIAWGNETCDSCISHGQSPVDMVQETNGKEVERESNGVDRSGDDKLICEEIEDGKRFNCSSLAAEGMSCNTEFSQGLSTFADSNFSEVGNYCASSTKDMSSNDAFGVKNEALYSCADDSQLGPNLVKEGSGVENLEGVLNSVDNSINNRILYENCGDTEKSHIGSDNVGVHGDAEVPIDQSVLADVKLCEVGDSYASSIKDVCHDVVSGNSLNEPVHESKMVPMPYTAIEFTGIKKEGESSVAGQNSDDKFLHESEDAEKPPSTNIDERMSGLELSVAGNTSAPSTRDVPSNDAVTFGSETLTCPIEIDQESANMSIEIAGAEEMGGGSDRSNDDKLMCEQIGDAEISSTNDVLTTSAECSSVEAVAVRDMNVSAAKGFNFLIRMPRFDDEKLRERIRVAELNVDEKTQHRDAFRQKIRNKRVNCQTHGAEFEAAKTQERDARKQVRTKRAEISTLQDVIDKAKNAVAIDEIDNRICNMEHIIGHETLPLKEEKLLIREIKQLKQLRGQISSNIGRQDEVQKALDERVVNEEQLRILKKELDNLKVKASKAETIAMAASRKYEDESRKLKELQAQFKAADDIRQEAYEELRNLKKGFYEKNVHFRTYKDEATLASDHARNREMEALNHLCVNQVERYMELWNKNDEFRKEYIRCNTRSTLRRFGTLDGRTLGPDEEPTVLPSYVEQRAARLVTRVDKVNFVSQAPVSQQENQAVVLKDESKDDNIKLQAAEKMNPIEKTKEAPKPIQREMSVVDEPKEAEQLQTAQELEAARKEEEQRKREEAARLKEQRRLEEIAKAKEALERKRRNAEKAQLRAELRAQKEEEQRLKEKEKRLRKKERKKGAVGETETETNDGETALISTSLRETVKEPEATENPQANTKKPQKPSQYTKQIKTKSTIPPPLRNRSRRKLQQWIWLTISCLVVIALFCLGNIGFFTNLKQRGSPRF; translated from the exons ATGTCTGTTGATACTGAGTTTCCCTATGGTCCATCCATCTTAACTGATGAAAAGTTGCCAGAAGTGGGGAATCCAGCTGTTCCATGCCAAAATTCATCTAGCAATGATGCTGTTGTGTTTACAAAAGAAGCTTCGAACTGCCCTGCTGATAATGGTCAAATGAAACGTAATACAGCGTCAGAGATAACAGGCATTGAAGAGATGAGTGGTGAATCTGGTGGTTCAGACAAAAGTAATGATGATGAAAAATTACGTAAAGGAAGTGTAGAAGCTGCAAAAGCAGATGGCAACTATGAAGACAAGTTACAAAGTGACCAAAGTGAGAATGCTGAAAATGCAGAAAGTGATGGTCAAGGGGCACCGAGCATGGTCACAGAAATTAAAGGTGTCAATGAAATAGGAGGTGATTTTAAAGGAGATGTCCAATTAGTATGTGAAGAAAGTGCAGATACTGAAAAGGTAGAGAGCAGTTGCCAAACTGCAGCTAGCACTGTTATAGAGATAAAAGCCGTTGAAGAAATTAAGGGTGAATCTACTAgttcaaggaaaaatgataagaGTGTGGATGCTGAAGAGGCGAATATCAACAGTTCAATGTCTGTCAACCCTGTTATTGAGACAGTAGGCATGGAAGAAATGAGAGGCGAATCTAGTGACCCTCGCAGAATTAATGATGGCAGCAGTGAAGAAAGTGGGGAAGCTGAAAAAGCAGACAGCAGCTGCCAAAGGGCACCTCACTCAACCATGGAGATGACGACATTGGAGAAAATGGGATGTCTATCTAGTTCTGTAGAGAACAGCAGCGGAGACATTACTGGTCAAGAGCCACCCAACACAGTCACCAAAATCAAAGGAACTAATGAAATAGGAGGTGATTCTAATGGTGATGTCAAATTAGTATGTGAAGAAAGTGCAGATACTGAGAAGGTAGAGAGCAATGGCCAAGCGTCACATAGCACTGTTACAGAGATTACAGCCATTGAAGAAATTAGGCCTGAATCTAATGGTTTAAGCAAAATTGATGAGAGTGTGGATGCCGAAAAGGCTGGTAGCAACAACTCACTGGCTACCGACATTGTTACTGAGATCAATAAATTAGAAGACGAATCTAATGGTGCAGAGAAAATTAACAATGTGTCTGAGATCACTGGAATACAAGTTGAGTCTAATGGTGCAGAGGAAATAAGTGATGATAAAGTAGCATGCCAAGAGAGCACAAACACAGAAAAAGGAGATGATTCTAATGGTGATGTCAAATTAGTATGTGAAGAAAGTTCAGATACTGAGAAGGTAGAGAGCAATAGCCAAGCGGCACCTAGCACTGTTACAGAGATCACAGCCATTGAAGAAATTAGGCCTGAATCTAATGGTTTAAGCAAAATCGATGAGAGTGTGGATGCTGAAAAGGCTGGTAGCAACAATTCACTTACTACCGACATTGTTACTGAGATGAATGGATTAGAAGATGAGTCTAATGGTGCAGAGAAAATTAACAACGTTTCTGAGATAACTGGAATACAAGTAGAGTCTAATGGTGCAGAGGAAATAAGTGATGATAAACTAGCATGCCAAGAGAGCACAAacagtgaaaaaggaggtgattcTGATGGTGATGTCACATTAGTATGTGAAGAAAGTTCAGATACTGAGAAGGTAGAGAGTAATGGCCAAGCGGCACCTAGCACTGTTACAGAGATTACAGCCATTGAAGAAACTAGGCCTGAATCTAATGGTTTAAGCAAAATCGATGAGAGTGTGGATGCTGAAAAGGCTGGTAGCAACAGTTCACTGGCTACCGACATTGTTACTGAGATCAAAGGATTAGAAGATGAGTCTAATGGTGCAGAGAAAATTAACAATGTTTCTGAGATCATTGGAATACAAGTTGAGTCTAATGGTGCAGAGGAAATAAATGATGATAAACTAGCATGCCAAGAGAGCACAAATGCTGAAAATGCAGACAGCCTAATTCAGAGTGTATCCAATGTGGTCAGTGAAATCAAAAGAACTGAAGATATAGAAGGTGAATCTGATGTCGCAGACAAAAGGACTGATGGAAACTCAACCTGTGGAGAAAGGAAGGATGCTGAAGCAATGAATAGTGGAACTCCAGTTCATACAGG CATTGATGCTGTCACATTTGGAAAGGAGAGCACGAATAACCCGGTTAATGATGTTCAAAATGTGCACAACACTGTCCTCGAGACTATATGCAATGAAGAAATTGGAAGTGCCTCTAATGGTGACAAAGATATAGATGACAAAGTGATGCGCCAAAgagatgaggagtctgaaagatTGCAGAGTGATGGTCTAGCTAGTGAAGG GATGTCCAGTGATGCTGAATTTTCACGTGGCCTGTGTATTTTAGCTGATGCAAGACTGTCTGAAGTAGAGAATTCTTTTACTTCGATCAGCAGAGACATGTCTAGCAATGATGCAATTGCGTGGGGAAATGAAACTTGTGATAGCTGTATTTCTCATGGTCAAAGTCCAGTGGACATGGTTCAAGAGACCAATGGTAAAGAAGTAGAACGTGAATCTAATGGTGTGGACAGAAGTGGGGATGATAAATTGATATGCGAAGAAATTGAGGATGGCAAAAGATTCAACTGCAGTAGTCTAGCTGCTGAAGG GATGTCTTGTAATACCGAGTTTTCCCAAGGCCTATCTACTTTCGCTGATTCAAACTTTTCTGAGGTGGGTAATTATTGTGCTTCAAGTACTAAAGACATGTCTAGCAACGATGCTTTTGGGGTCAAAAATGAAGCTTTGTATAGCTGTGCTGATGATTCTCAACTGGGACCTAACTTGGTCAAAGAGGGTAGTGGAGTTGAAAATTTGGAAGGTGTATTGAATAGTGTGGACAACAGTATTAACAACAGAATACTTTATGAGAACTGCGGGGATACTGAAAAATCGCACATCGGTTCAGATAATGTGGG GGTGCATGGTGATGCTGAAGTTCCCATTGACCAGTCTGTTTTAGCTGATGTAAAATTGTGTGAAGTTGGGGACTCTTATGCTTCAAGTATTAAAGATGTGTGTCACGATGTTGTATCTGGAAATTCTTTAAATGAGCCTGTTCATGAGAGTAAAATGGTGCCCATGCCTTATACGGCTATAGAGTTCACTGGCATTAAGAAAGAAGGTGAATCTAGTGTTGCAGGCCAAAACAGTGATGACAAATTTTTACATGAAAGTGAAGATGCTGAAAAACCACCGAGCACAAATATTGATGAAAG GATGTCTGGCTTAGAGTTGTCTGTAGCGGGAAATACTTCCGCTCCAAGCACTAGAGATGTTCCTAGCAATGATGCTGTGACATTTGGGAGCGAGACTTTGACTTGCCCAATCGAAATTGATCAAGAGTCAGCTAACATGAGCATAGAGATTGCAGGCGCTGAAGAAATGGGAGGTGGTTCAGACAGGAGTAATGATGACAAACTAATGTGTGAACAAATTGGGGATGCTGAAATTTCAAGTACTAATGATGTGTTGACCACTTCGGCTGAGTGTTCCTCTGTGGAAGCTGTGGCTGTAAGGGATATGAATGTGAGTGCAGCAAAGGGATTTAACTTCCTGATAAGGATGCCTAGATTTGATGATGAAAAACTCCGAGAACGTATCAGAGTAGCTGAGCTAAATGTTGATGAGAAGACGCAGCACAGGGATGCCTTTAGACAAAAAATCCGAAACAAAAGA GTCAATTGCCAAACTCATGGTGCTGAATTTGAAGCTGCCAAAACTCAAGAGAGAGATGCTAGAAAGCAAGTTAGGACAAAGCGTGCAGAGATCTCGACTCTTCAAGATGTGATTGATAAAGCAAAGAATGCAGTTGCCATTGATGAGATTGATAATAGG ATTTGTAATATGGAACACATTATTGGGCATGAAACTCTACCTTTGAAGGAGGAAAAGCTCCTAATTCGTGAAATCAAGCAACTGAAGCAGCTTCGTGGGCAGATTTCATCCAACATTGGCAGGCAGGATGAAGTGCAGAAGGCTCTGGATGAGAGAGTTGTAAACGAAGAGCAATTGAGG ATCTTGAAGAAAGAGCTTGATAACCTTAAAGTCAAGGCCTCAAAAGCTGAAACAATTGCGATGGCAGCTAGCCGGAAATATGAAGATGAGAGTCGAAAGCTCAAAGAATTGCAAGCGCAGTTTAAAGCTGCAGATGATATCCGACAAGAAGCATATGAAGAATTGCGGAATTTAAAAAAGGGATTCTATGAGAAG AATGTTCATTTCCGGACATACAAGGATGAAGCGACTTTGGCTAGTGATCATGCACGAAACAGAGAAATGGAGGCTCTTAATCATCTCTGTGTGAATCAG GTCGAAAGGTACATGGAACTTTGGAATAAGAATGATGAGTTCAGAAAGGAGTACATCAGGTGTAATACAAGGAGTACGTTGAGGAGATTTGGGACCTTGGATGGTCGTACACTTGGCCCTGATGAGGAGCCAACTGTACTTCCCAGTTACGTGGAGCAAAGAGCTGCTAGGCTGGTTACTCGTGTAGATAAAGTTAATTTTGTATCACAAGCTCCGGTCTCTCAGCAAGAAAATCAAGCAGTAGTTTTAAAGGATGAAAGTAAGGATGACAATATCAAGCTGCAAGCAGCAGAAAAAATGAACCCGATTGAGAAAACGAAAGAAGCTCCGAAACCAATTCAAAGAGAGATGAGTGTGGTTGATGAGCCAAAAGAGGCCGAGCAACTGCAAACTGCTCAGGAGCTGGAGGCTGCTAGAAAGGAGGAGGAACAGAGGAAGCGTGAGGAAGCAGCCAGGTTGAAAGAGCAACGGCGGTTGGAGGAGATTGCAAAGGCTAAGGAGGCATTAGAAAGGAAAAGACGCAATGCAGAAAAGGCCCAACTGAGGGCTGAATTACGAGCCCAGAAGGAAGAAGAACAAAGACTGAAG GAGAAGGAGAAAAGACTGCGTAAGAAGGAACGGAAGAAGGGTGCTGTAGGTGAAACAGAGACCGAAACTAATGATGGTGAAACTGCTCTGATTTCCACCAGCCTGAGAGAAACTGTCAAGGAGCCCGAGGCTACTGAGAATCCTCAAGCGAACACTAAGAAACCTCAGAAACCATCTCAATACACAAAGCAGATCAAGACAAAATCCACCATTCCTCCCCCGCTTCGCAACAGAAGCAGAAGGAAATTGCAGCAGTGGATTTGGTTAACTATTTCTTGCTTGGTTGTTATTGCTCTATTTTGTCTAGGAAACATTGGCTTCTTCACCAATTTGAAGCAGCGAGGAAGCCCGAGATTTTAG
- the LOC104234829 gene encoding uncharacterized protein isoform X2, giving the protein MSVDTEFPYGPSILTDEKLPEVGNPAVPCQNSSSNDAVVFTKEASNCPADNGQMKRNTASEITGIEEMSGESGGSDKSNDDEKLRKGSVEAAKADGNYEDKLQSDQSENAENAESDGQGAPSMVTEIKGVNEIGGDFKGDVQLVCEESADTEKVESSCQTAASTVIEIKAVEEIKGESTSSRKNDKSVDAEEANINSSMSVNPVIETVGMEEMRGESSDPRRINDGSSEESGEAEKADSSCQRAPHSTMEMTTLEKMGCLSSSVENSSGDITGQEPPNTVTKIKGTNEIGGDSNGDVKLVCEESADTEKVESNGQASHSTVTEITAIEEIRPESNGLSKIDESVDAEKAGSNNSLATDIVTEINKLEDESNGAEKINNVSEITGIQVESNGAEEISDDKVACQESTNTEKGDDSNGDVKLVCEESSDTEKVESNSQAAPSTVTEITAIEEIRPESNGLSKIDESVDAEKAGSNNSLTTDIVTEMNGLEDESNGAEKINNVSEITGIQVESNGAEEISDDKLACQESTNSEKGGDSDGDVTLVCEESSDTEKVESNGQAAPSTVTEITAIEETRPESNGLSKIDESVDAEKAGSNSSLATDIVTEIKGLEDESNGAEKINNVSEIIGIQVESNGAEEINDDKLACQESTNAENADSLIQSVSNVVSEIKRTEDIEGESDVADKRTDGNSTCGERKDAEAMNSGTPVHTGIDAVTFGKESTNNPVNDVQNVHNTVLETICNEEIGSASNGDKDIDDKVMRQRDEESERLQSDGLASEGMSCNTEFSQGLSTFADSNFSEVGNYCASSTKDMSSNDAFGVKNEALYSCADDSQLGPNLVKEGSGVENLEGVLNSVDNSINNRILYENCGDTEKSHIGSDNVGVHGDAEVPIDQSVLADVKLCEVGDSYASSIKDVCHDVVSGNSLNEPVHESKMVPMPYTAIEFTGIKKEGESSVAGQNSDDKFLHESEDAEKPPSTNIDERMSGLELSVAGNTSAPSTRDVPSNDAVTFGSETLTCPIEIDQESANMSIEIAGAEEMGGGSDRSNDDKLMCEQIGDAEISSTNDVLTTSAECSSVEAVAVRDMNVSAAKGFNFLIRMPRFDDEKLRERIRVAELNVDEKTQHRDAFRQKIRNKRVNCQTHGAEFEAAKTQERDARKQVRTKRAEISTLQDVIDKAKNAVAIDEIDNRICNMEHIIGHETLPLKEEKLLIREIKQLKQLRGQISSNIGRQDEVQKALDERVVNEEQLRILKKELDNLKVKASKAETIAMAASRKYEDESRKLKELQAQFKAADDIRQEAYEELRNLKKGFYEKNVHFRTYKDEATLASDHARNREMEALNHLCVNQVERYMELWNKNDEFRKEYIRCNTRSTLRRFGTLDGRTLGPDEEPTVLPSYVEQRAARLVTRVDKVNFVSQAPVSQQENQAVVLKDESKDDNIKLQAAEKMNPIEKTKEAPKPIQREMSVVDEPKEAEQLQTAQELEAARKEEEQRKREEAARLKEQRRLEEIAKAKEALERKRRNAEKAQLRAELRAQKEEEQRLKEKEKRLRKKERKKGAVGETETETNDGETALISTSLRETVKEPEATENPQANTKKPQKPSQYTKQIKTKSTIPPPLRNRSRRKLQQWIWLTISCLVVIALFCLGNIGFFTNLKQRGSPRF; this is encoded by the exons ATGTCTGTTGATACTGAGTTTCCCTATGGTCCATCCATCTTAACTGATGAAAAGTTGCCAGAAGTGGGGAATCCAGCTGTTCCATGCCAAAATTCATCTAGCAATGATGCTGTTGTGTTTACAAAAGAAGCTTCGAACTGCCCTGCTGATAATGGTCAAATGAAACGTAATACAGCGTCAGAGATAACAGGCATTGAAGAGATGAGTGGTGAATCTGGTGGTTCAGACAAAAGTAATGATGATGAAAAATTACGTAAAGGAAGTGTAGAAGCTGCAAAAGCAGATGGCAACTATGAAGACAAGTTACAAAGTGACCAAAGTGAGAATGCTGAAAATGCAGAAAGTGATGGTCAAGGGGCACCGAGCATGGTCACAGAAATTAAAGGTGTCAATGAAATAGGAGGTGATTTTAAAGGAGATGTCCAATTAGTATGTGAAGAAAGTGCAGATACTGAAAAGGTAGAGAGCAGTTGCCAAACTGCAGCTAGCACTGTTATAGAGATAAAAGCCGTTGAAGAAATTAAGGGTGAATCTACTAgttcaaggaaaaatgataagaGTGTGGATGCTGAAGAGGCGAATATCAACAGTTCAATGTCTGTCAACCCTGTTATTGAGACAGTAGGCATGGAAGAAATGAGAGGCGAATCTAGTGACCCTCGCAGAATTAATGATGGCAGCAGTGAAGAAAGTGGGGAAGCTGAAAAAGCAGACAGCAGCTGCCAAAGGGCACCTCACTCAACCATGGAGATGACGACATTGGAGAAAATGGGATGTCTATCTAGTTCTGTAGAGAACAGCAGCGGAGACATTACTGGTCAAGAGCCACCCAACACAGTCACCAAAATCAAAGGAACTAATGAAATAGGAGGTGATTCTAATGGTGATGTCAAATTAGTATGTGAAGAAAGTGCAGATACTGAGAAGGTAGAGAGCAATGGCCAAGCGTCACATAGCACTGTTACAGAGATTACAGCCATTGAAGAAATTAGGCCTGAATCTAATGGTTTAAGCAAAATTGATGAGAGTGTGGATGCCGAAAAGGCTGGTAGCAACAACTCACTGGCTACCGACATTGTTACTGAGATCAATAAATTAGAAGACGAATCTAATGGTGCAGAGAAAATTAACAATGTGTCTGAGATCACTGGAATACAAGTTGAGTCTAATGGTGCAGAGGAAATAAGTGATGATAAAGTAGCATGCCAAGAGAGCACAAACACAGAAAAAGGAGATGATTCTAATGGTGATGTCAAATTAGTATGTGAAGAAAGTTCAGATACTGAGAAGGTAGAGAGCAATAGCCAAGCGGCACCTAGCACTGTTACAGAGATCACAGCCATTGAAGAAATTAGGCCTGAATCTAATGGTTTAAGCAAAATCGATGAGAGTGTGGATGCTGAAAAGGCTGGTAGCAACAATTCACTTACTACCGACATTGTTACTGAGATGAATGGATTAGAAGATGAGTCTAATGGTGCAGAGAAAATTAACAACGTTTCTGAGATAACTGGAATACAAGTAGAGTCTAATGGTGCAGAGGAAATAAGTGATGATAAACTAGCATGCCAAGAGAGCACAAacagtgaaaaaggaggtgattcTGATGGTGATGTCACATTAGTATGTGAAGAAAGTTCAGATACTGAGAAGGTAGAGAGTAATGGCCAAGCGGCACCTAGCACTGTTACAGAGATTACAGCCATTGAAGAAACTAGGCCTGAATCTAATGGTTTAAGCAAAATCGATGAGAGTGTGGATGCTGAAAAGGCTGGTAGCAACAGTTCACTGGCTACCGACATTGTTACTGAGATCAAAGGATTAGAAGATGAGTCTAATGGTGCAGAGAAAATTAACAATGTTTCTGAGATCATTGGAATACAAGTTGAGTCTAATGGTGCAGAGGAAATAAATGATGATAAACTAGCATGCCAAGAGAGCACAAATGCTGAAAATGCAGACAGCCTAATTCAGAGTGTATCCAATGTGGTCAGTGAAATCAAAAGAACTGAAGATATAGAAGGTGAATCTGATGTCGCAGACAAAAGGACTGATGGAAACTCAACCTGTGGAGAAAGGAAGGATGCTGAAGCAATGAATAGTGGAACTCCAGTTCATACAGG CATTGATGCTGTCACATTTGGAAAGGAGAGCACGAATAACCCGGTTAATGATGTTCAAAATGTGCACAACACTGTCCTCGAGACTATATGCAATGAAGAAATTGGAAGTGCCTCTAATGGTGACAAAGATATAGATGACAAAGTGATGCGCCAAAgagatgaggagtctgaaagatTGCAGAGTGATGGTCTAGCTAGTGAAGG GATGTCTTGTAATACCGAGTTTTCCCAAGGCCTATCTACTTTCGCTGATTCAAACTTTTCTGAGGTGGGTAATTATTGTGCTTCAAGTACTAAAGACATGTCTAGCAACGATGCTTTTGGGGTCAAAAATGAAGCTTTGTATAGCTGTGCTGATGATTCTCAACTGGGACCTAACTTGGTCAAAGAGGGTAGTGGAGTTGAAAATTTGGAAGGTGTATTGAATAGTGTGGACAACAGTATTAACAACAGAATACTTTATGAGAACTGCGGGGATACTGAAAAATCGCACATCGGTTCAGATAATGTGGG GGTGCATGGTGATGCTGAAGTTCCCATTGACCAGTCTGTTTTAGCTGATGTAAAATTGTGTGAAGTTGGGGACTCTTATGCTTCAAGTATTAAAGATGTGTGTCACGATGTTGTATCTGGAAATTCTTTAAATGAGCCTGTTCATGAGAGTAAAATGGTGCCCATGCCTTATACGGCTATAGAGTTCACTGGCATTAAGAAAGAAGGTGAATCTAGTGTTGCAGGCCAAAACAGTGATGACAAATTTTTACATGAAAGTGAAGATGCTGAAAAACCACCGAGCACAAATATTGATGAAAG GATGTCTGGCTTAGAGTTGTCTGTAGCGGGAAATACTTCCGCTCCAAGCACTAGAGATGTTCCTAGCAATGATGCTGTGACATTTGGGAGCGAGACTTTGACTTGCCCAATCGAAATTGATCAAGAGTCAGCTAACATGAGCATAGAGATTGCAGGCGCTGAAGAAATGGGAGGTGGTTCAGACAGGAGTAATGATGACAAACTAATGTGTGAACAAATTGGGGATGCTGAAATTTCAAGTACTAATGATGTGTTGACCACTTCGGCTGAGTGTTCCTCTGTGGAAGCTGTGGCTGTAAGGGATATGAATGTGAGTGCAGCAAAGGGATTTAACTTCCTGATAAGGATGCCTAGATTTGATGATGAAAAACTCCGAGAACGTATCAGAGTAGCTGAGCTAAATGTTGATGAGAAGACGCAGCACAGGGATGCCTTTAGACAAAAAATCCGAAACAAAAGA GTCAATTGCCAAACTCATGGTGCTGAATTTGAAGCTGCCAAAACTCAAGAGAGAGATGCTAGAAAGCAAGTTAGGACAAAGCGTGCAGAGATCTCGACTCTTCAAGATGTGATTGATAAAGCAAAGAATGCAGTTGCCATTGATGAGATTGATAATAGG ATTTGTAATATGGAACACATTATTGGGCATGAAACTCTACCTTTGAAGGAGGAAAAGCTCCTAATTCGTGAAATCAAGCAACTGAAGCAGCTTCGTGGGCAGATTTCATCCAACATTGGCAGGCAGGATGAAGTGCAGAAGGCTCTGGATGAGAGAGTTGTAAACGAAGAGCAATTGAGG ATCTTGAAGAAAGAGCTTGATAACCTTAAAGTCAAGGCCTCAAAAGCTGAAACAATTGCGATGGCAGCTAGCCGGAAATATGAAGATGAGAGTCGAAAGCTCAAAGAATTGCAAGCGCAGTTTAAAGCTGCAGATGATATCCGACAAGAAGCATATGAAGAATTGCGGAATTTAAAAAAGGGATTCTATGAGAAG AATGTTCATTTCCGGACATACAAGGATGAAGCGACTTTGGCTAGTGATCATGCACGAAACAGAGAAATGGAGGCTCTTAATCATCTCTGTGTGAATCAG GTCGAAAGGTACATGGAACTTTGGAATAAGAATGATGAGTTCAGAAAGGAGTACATCAGGTGTAATACAAGGAGTACGTTGAGGAGATTTGGGACCTTGGATGGTCGTACACTTGGCCCTGATGAGGAGCCAACTGTACTTCCCAGTTACGTGGAGCAAAGAGCTGCTAGGCTGGTTACTCGTGTAGATAAAGTTAATTTTGTATCACAAGCTCCGGTCTCTCAGCAAGAAAATCAAGCAGTAGTTTTAAAGGATGAAAGTAAGGATGACAATATCAAGCTGCAAGCAGCAGAAAAAATGAACCCGATTGAGAAAACGAAAGAAGCTCCGAAACCAATTCAAAGAGAGATGAGTGTGGTTGATGAGCCAAAAGAGGCCGAGCAACTGCAAACTGCTCAGGAGCTGGAGGCTGCTAGAAAGGAGGAGGAACAGAGGAAGCGTGAGGAAGCAGCCAGGTTGAAAGAGCAACGGCGGTTGGAGGAGATTGCAAAGGCTAAGGAGGCATTAGAAAGGAAAAGACGCAATGCAGAAAAGGCCCAACTGAGGGCTGAATTACGAGCCCAGAAGGAAGAAGAACAAAGACTGAAG GAGAAGGAGAAAAGACTGCGTAAGAAGGAACGGAAGAAGGGTGCTGTAGGTGAAACAGAGACCGAAACTAATGATGGTGAAACTGCTCTGATTTCCACCAGCCTGAGAGAAACTGTCAAGGAGCCCGAGGCTACTGAGAATCCTCAAGCGAACACTAAGAAACCTCAGAAACCATCTCAATACACAAAGCAGATCAAGACAAAATCCACCATTCCTCCCCCGCTTCGCAACAGAAGCAGAAGGAAATTGCAGCAGTGGATTTGGTTAACTATTTCTTGCTTGGTTGTTATTGCTCTATTTTGTCTAGGAAACATTGGCTTCTTCACCAATTTGAAGCAGCGAGGAAGCCCGAGATTTTAG